The following coding sequences lie in one Hydrogenophaga sp. PBL-H3 genomic window:
- a CDS encoding MFS transporter — MASELNNDKKAWSVLIVSTLAFTVCFMVWMMFGVIGIPIKKALDLNSTQFGLLMATPVLTGSLVRVPLGIWTDRYGGRIVMAILMAITVPAIWLMSYATAYWHFLTIGLFVGLAGGSFSVGTPYVARWFPKHRQGMAMGVYGAGNSGAAVNKFVAPVLLVAFGWTMVPQVYAAIMLGTVVLFWLFSHSDPAHLVPSNVSFVDQLKALKDPKVLKYCQYYSIVFGGYVALSLWMVQYYVGEFGLDIRVAALLAACFSLPGGVLRAVGGVMSDKFGAHKVTWWVLWVSWICLFLLSYPQTDFTVVTVNGPRTFHIGLNVYLFTGLMFILGIAWAFGKASVFKYISDDYPKNIGAISGIVGLAGGMGGFVLPILFGALMDITGIRSSAFMLMYGVVWVSLIWMYWTEVRQTEVMGANAKPFSLQN, encoded by the coding sequence ATGGCCTCTGAACTGAACAACGACAAAAAAGCGTGGTCCGTGCTGATCGTCAGCACGCTGGCCTTCACCGTGTGTTTCATGGTCTGGATGATGTTCGGCGTCATCGGCATCCCGATCAAGAAGGCGCTGGACCTCAACTCCACGCAGTTCGGCCTGCTCATGGCCACGCCCGTGCTCACGGGCTCGCTGGTGCGCGTGCCGCTGGGCATCTGGACCGACCGCTACGGTGGCCGCATCGTGATGGCCATCCTCATGGCCATCACCGTGCCGGCGATCTGGCTCATGAGCTACGCCACAGCGTACTGGCACTTCCTCACCATCGGCCTGTTTGTCGGCCTGGCGGGTGGCTCGTTCTCGGTCGGTACGCCCTATGTGGCGCGCTGGTTCCCCAAGCACCGCCAGGGCATGGCCATGGGCGTGTACGGCGCGGGCAACTCGGGCGCGGCGGTCAACAAGTTCGTGGCCCCGGTGCTGCTCGTGGCCTTTGGCTGGACCATGGTGCCGCAGGTGTACGCAGCCATCATGCTGGGCACGGTGGTGCTGTTCTGGCTGTTCAGTCACAGCGACCCCGCTCACCTGGTGCCGAGCAACGTGTCCTTCGTGGACCAGCTCAAGGCACTCAAGGACCCCAAGGTGCTCAAGTACTGCCAGTACTACAGCATCGTCTTCGGTGGCTACGTGGCGCTCTCGCTGTGGATGGTGCAGTACTACGTGGGCGAGTTCGGCCTGGACATCCGCGTGGCCGCGCTGCTGGCGGCCTGCTTCTCGCTGCCCGGTGGTGTGCTGCGGGCGGTGGGCGGCGTGATGTCGGACAAGTTCGGCGCGCACAAGGTCACCTGGTGGGTGCTGTGGGTGAGCTGGATCTGCCTGTTCCTGCTCTCGTATCCGCAGACCGACTTCACGGTCGTCACCGTCAACGGCCCGCGCACCTTCCACATCGGCCTCAACGTCTACCTCTTCACCGGTCTGATGTTCATCCTGGGCATCGCCTGGGCCTTCGGCAAGGCCAGTGTCTTCAAGTACATCAGCGACGACTACCCGAAGAACATCGGCGCCATCAGCGGCATCGTCGGCCTGGCCGGTGGCATGGGCGGCTTCGTGTTGCCCATTCTGTTCGGTGCGTTGATGGACATCACCGGCATCCGCTCGAGCGCCTTCATGTTGATGTACGGCGTGGTCTGGGTCTCGCTCATCTGGATGTACTGGACCGAGGTGCGCCAGACCGAGGTCATGGGCGCCAACGCCAAACCCTTTTCCCTTCAGAACTGA
- a CDS encoding MFS transporter — MNNTQKIGPDIVDWRPEDETFWNSTGSKIAYRNLWISVPALLCGFAVWGMWGIITVQMLNLGFPFTQAELFTLTAISGISGATMRIPASFLVRLAGGRNTIFLTTAMLLAPAIGTGFALQHPEWPLWSFQLLALWSGVGGGNFASSMSNISTFFPKRLQGTALGLNAGLGNFGVTTMQIVIPLVMTLPLLGAFGGEPMTLVKDSGWIFGKIAAGTPTWIQNAGFAWVISLVPLSILAWFGMNNLKTVSPDTGHPLVAFAKVTYLYTLAFIPAIFMLWLYLPAPTGLGILNMWVAIPLDIVLALLMMRLAAFGAMKENVAKQFAIFGNKHTWSLTALYIVTFGSFIGFSMVLPLAITVIFGFQHVADAAGVMTHTLKNPNAPSALTYAWIGPFVGAAVRPIGGWISDKVGGSIVTQVISAVMVLASGAVGYVMMQAYGSATPEQYFTAFIGLFIVLFFASGIGNGSTFRTIGVIFDRQQAGPVLGWTSAVAAYGAFIAPVVIGAQIKAGTPQLAMYGFAIFYAVCLVLNWWFYLRKGSDIHNP; from the coding sequence ATGAACAACACACAAAAGATCGGCCCCGACATCGTCGACTGGCGGCCCGAAGACGAGACCTTCTGGAACAGCACCGGCAGCAAGATTGCCTACCGCAATCTGTGGATCTCCGTGCCGGCCCTGCTGTGCGGCTTCGCCGTCTGGGGCATGTGGGGAATCATCACGGTGCAGATGCTCAACCTGGGCTTTCCCTTCACCCAGGCCGAGCTGTTCACGCTCACCGCCATCTCCGGCATCTCGGGCGCCACCATGCGCATCCCGGCGTCCTTCCTGGTGCGCCTGGCCGGTGGACGCAACACCATCTTCCTCACCACCGCCATGCTGCTGGCGCCGGCGATTGGCACCGGCTTCGCGCTGCAGCACCCCGAATGGCCGCTGTGGTCGTTCCAGCTGCTGGCGCTGTGGTCGGGCGTGGGGGGCGGCAACTTCGCCAGCTCCATGTCCAACATCAGCACCTTCTTTCCGAAACGGCTGCAGGGCACGGCGCTGGGTCTGAACGCGGGCCTGGGCAACTTCGGCGTCACGACCATGCAGATCGTGATCCCGCTCGTGATGACGCTGCCGCTGCTCGGCGCCTTCGGTGGTGAGCCCATGACGCTGGTGAAGGACAGCGGCTGGATCTTCGGCAAGATCGCCGCCGGCACGCCCACCTGGATCCAGAACGCGGGCTTCGCCTGGGTGATCTCGCTGGTGCCCCTGTCGATCCTGGCCTGGTTCGGCATGAACAACCTCAAGACCGTGTCCCCCGACACCGGCCACCCACTGGTTGCGTTCGCCAAGGTCACCTACCTCTACACCCTGGCCTTCATCCCGGCCATCTTCATGCTCTGGCTGTACCTGCCGGCGCCCACCGGTCTGGGCATCCTGAACATGTGGGTCGCGATCCCGCTGGACATCGTGCTGGCGCTGCTCATGATGCGTCTGGCCGCCTTCGGTGCCATGAAGGAGAACGTGGCCAAGCAGTTCGCCATTTTCGGCAACAAGCACACCTGGTCGCTCACCGCGCTCTACATCGTCACCTTCGGCTCCTTCATCGGTTTCTCGATGGTGCTGCCGCTGGCCATCACGGTGATCTTCGGCTTCCAGCACGTGGCCGATGCGGCCGGTGTGATGACGCACACGCTGAAGAATCCGAACGCGCCGTCGGCCTTGACCTACGCCTGGATCGGCCCCTTCGTCGGTGCCGCGGTGCGGCCCATCGGCGGCTGGATCTCCGACAAGGTGGGCGGCTCCATCGTCACCCAGGTCATCTCGGCGGTGATGGTGCTGGCCTCCGGGGCGGTGGGCTACGTGATGATGCAGGCCTACGGCTCGGCCACGCCGGAGCAGTATTTCACCGCCTTCATCGGCCTGTTCATCGTGCTGTTCTTTGCCAGCGGTATCGGCAACGGCTCGACCTTCCGCACCATCGGCGTCATCTTCGACCGCCAGCAGGCCGGCCCCGTGCTGGGCTGGACCTCGGCCGTGGCCGCGTATGGCGCCTTCATCGCGCCGGTCGTGATTGGCGCGCAGATCAAGGCCGGCACACCGCAGCTCGCCATGTACGGCTTCGCCATCTTCTACGCCGTCTGCCTGGTGCTGAACTGGTGGTTCTACCTGCGCAAGGGCTCGGACATTCACAACCCCTGA
- a CDS encoding nitrate reductase subunit alpha gives MSHFLDRLSHFSLPRESFSGNHGQTTGEDRTWEDAYRNRWAHDKVVRSTHGVNCTGSCSWKIYVKGGIVTWETQQTDYPRTRWDMPNHEPRGCARGASYSWYLYSANRVKYPMVRGRLLERWRAALAVAKDPVAAWASIVENPEARRDYQQVRGMGGFVRSNWDEVNQLIAAANVYTIKQHGPDRIIGFSPIPAMSMVSYAAGSRYLSLIGGVCMSFYDWYCDLPPASPQVWGEQTDVPESADWYNSSFIIAWGSNVPQTRTPDAHFFTEVRYKGAKTVAVTPDYSEVAKLSDLWLHPEQGTDAALAMAMGHVVLKNFYFPAGGKPRSSYFDDYARRYTDLPLLVMLKEHTLADGTKTLVPDRYLRASDFNGRLGQKNNPEWKTVAFDTGGRAVLPNGSIGFRWGEAGRGDEGKWNLESKEARSDTDVKLKLSVIEDGEQDHQVVDVAFPYFGGNAAPHFTANAQNGAINHARVPAVRLRLGKAGEERHAMVATVFDLQVAQYGIDRGLGSGAKDFDDNAAYTPAWQESITGVPRDQVITVAQQFADNADKTHGKSMVIIGAAMNHWYHADMNYRGVINLLMMCGCIGQSGGGWAHYVGQEKLRPQTGWVPLAFATDWARPPRQMNSTSFFYAHTDQWRYEKLGMEEIVSPLADKAAFGGSMIDFNVRAERMGWLPSAPQLKTNPLQVVKDATAAGLDPKDYVVRALKDGTLQMSCEDPDAPQNWPRNMFVWRSNLLGSSGKGHEYFCKHLLGTENGVQGKDLGRDEAKPEEVVWHEHAPQGKLDLLVTLDFRMSTTCLYSDVVLPTASWYEKNDLNTSDMHPFIHPLSAAVDPVWQSRSDWEIYKGFAQAFSEVCKGHLGVEKEVVLTPIMHDTPGELAQPFDVKEWKKGHCELVPGKTAPQIAVVERDYPNTFKRFTALGPLLDKLGNGGKGIGWKTGTEVEQLGQLNGTTLDEGVTKGMPRIVTDIDACEVILQLAPETNGHVAVKAWEALGKQTGRDHTHLALYREDEKIRFRDIQAQPRKIISSPTWSGIESETVSYNAGYTNVHELIPWRTLTGRQQFYQDHPWMIAFGEGLGSYRPPVDLKTTEGIHNIKPNGNKEIQLNFITPHQKWGIHSTYSDNLMMLTLNRGGTVVWLSEDDAKSAGIVDNDWVELFNINGAVAARAVVSQRVNPGMVMMYHSQEKIINTPGSEITGVRGGIHNSVTRIVLKPTHMIGGYAQLSYGFNYYGTIGTNRDEFVVVRKMDKVDWLDTPADDHLIRAYQSQGENP, from the coding sequence ATGAGCCATTTCCTCGACCGCCTCTCCCACTTCTCGCTGCCGCGCGAGTCCTTCTCGGGCAACCACGGCCAGACCACCGGCGAAGACCGCACCTGGGAAGACGCCTACCGCAACCGCTGGGCGCACGACAAGGTCGTGCGCAGCACCCACGGCGTGAACTGCACCGGTTCGTGCTCGTGGAAGATCTACGTCAAGGGCGGCATCGTCACCTGGGAAACCCAGCAGACCGACTACCCGCGCACGCGCTGGGACATGCCCAACCACGAGCCGCGCGGCTGCGCGCGCGGCGCCTCCTACAGCTGGTACCTGTATTCCGCCAACCGCGTGAAGTACCCCATGGTGCGTGGCCGCCTGCTGGAGCGCTGGCGCGCCGCGCTCGCCGTGGCGAAAGACCCGGTGGCTGCCTGGGCCTCCATCGTCGAGAACCCCGAAGCCCGACGCGACTACCAGCAGGTGCGCGGCATGGGCGGCTTCGTGCGCAGCAACTGGGACGAGGTCAACCAGCTGATTGCCGCGGCCAACGTCTACACCATCAAGCAGCACGGGCCCGACCGCATCATCGGCTTTTCGCCCATCCCGGCCATGAGCATGGTGAGCTACGCCGCCGGCTCGCGCTACCTCTCGCTCATCGGTGGCGTGTGCATGAGCTTTTACGACTGGTACTGCGACCTGCCACCGGCCAGCCCGCAGGTCTGGGGTGAGCAGACCGACGTGCCCGAATCGGCCGACTGGTACAACAGCTCGTTCATCATTGCCTGGGGCTCCAACGTGCCGCAGACGCGCACGCCCGACGCCCACTTCTTCACCGAGGTGCGTTACAAGGGCGCCAAGACGGTGGCCGTCACACCCGACTACTCCGAGGTGGCCAAGCTCTCCGACCTCTGGCTGCACCCCGAGCAGGGCACCGACGCCGCGCTCGCCATGGCCATGGGCCACGTGGTGCTCAAGAACTTCTATTTCCCCGCAGGCGGCAAGCCAAGGTCCAGCTATTTCGACGACTACGCGCGCCGCTACACCGACCTGCCGCTGCTCGTGATGCTGAAAGAGCACACGCTGGCCGACGGCACCAAAACCCTGGTGCCCGACCGCTACCTGCGTGCCAGCGACTTCAACGGACGGCTCGGCCAGAAGAACAACCCCGAGTGGAAGACCGTGGCCTTCGACACCGGCGGACGGGCCGTGCTGCCCAACGGCTCGATCGGCTTTCGCTGGGGCGAGGCCGGGCGCGGCGACGAAGGCAAGTGGAACCTGGAATCCAAGGAAGCCCGCAGCGACACCGACGTGAAGCTCAAGCTCTCGGTGATCGAGGACGGCGAGCAGGACCACCAGGTGGTGGACGTGGCCTTCCCGTATTTCGGCGGCAACGCCGCGCCGCACTTCACCGCCAACGCGCAGAACGGTGCCATCAACCATGCCCGTGTGCCGGCCGTGCGCCTGCGTCTGGGCAAGGCCGGCGAGGAGCGCCATGCGATGGTGGCCACCGTGTTCGACCTGCAGGTCGCGCAGTACGGCATCGACCGTGGTCTGGGCAGTGGCGCGAAGGACTTCGACGACAATGCCGCCTACACGCCGGCCTGGCAGGAGAGCATCACCGGCGTGCCGCGCGACCAGGTCATCACCGTGGCGCAGCAGTTCGCCGACAACGCCGACAAGACGCATGGCAAGTCGATGGTGATCATCGGTGCGGCCATGAACCACTGGTACCACGCCGACATGAACTACCGCGGTGTGATCAACCTGCTGATGATGTGCGGCTGCATCGGCCAGAGCGGTGGCGGCTGGGCGCACTACGTGGGCCAGGAAAAGCTGCGCCCGCAAACGGGCTGGGTGCCGCTGGCCTTTGCCACCGACTGGGCGCGCCCGCCGCGCCAGATGAACAGCACCAGTTTCTTCTACGCGCACACCGACCAGTGGCGCTACGAGAAGCTCGGCATGGAAGAGATTGTGAGCCCCCTGGCCGACAAGGCCGCGTTTGGCGGCAGCATGATCGACTTCAACGTGCGCGCCGAGCGCATGGGCTGGCTGCCCAGCGCGCCGCAGCTCAAGACCAACCCGCTGCAGGTGGTGAAAGACGCCACCGCCGCCGGACTGGACCCCAAGGACTACGTGGTGCGTGCGCTCAAGGACGGCACGCTGCAGATGAGCTGCGAAGACCCGGATGCGCCGCAGAACTGGCCGCGCAACATGTTCGTGTGGCGCAGCAACCTGCTGGGCTCCAGCGGCAAGGGCCACGAGTATTTCTGCAAGCACCTGCTGGGCACCGAGAACGGTGTGCAGGGCAAAGACCTGGGTCGGGACGAAGCCAAACCCGAAGAGGTGGTGTGGCACGAGCACGCGCCGCAGGGCAAGCTGGACCTGCTGGTCACGCTGGACTTCCGGATGAGCACCACCTGCCTGTATTCGGACGTGGTGCTGCCCACCGCGAGCTGGTACGAGAAGAACGACCTCAACACCAGCGACATGCACCCCTTCATCCACCCGCTGTCGGCGGCGGTGGACCCGGTGTGGCAGAGCCGCAGCGACTGGGAGATCTACAAGGGTTTTGCGCAGGCCTTCAGCGAGGTCTGCAAGGGCCATCTCGGGGTCGAGAAAGAGGTGGTGCTCACGCCCATCATGCACGACACCCCCGGTGAACTGGCGCAGCCTTTCGACGTGAAGGAATGGAAGAAAGGCCATTGCGAACTCGTCCCCGGCAAGACCGCGCCACAGATCGCCGTGGTGGAGCGCGACTACCCCAACACCTTCAAACGCTTCACCGCGCTGGGCCCCTTGCTCGACAAACTGGGCAACGGCGGAAAGGGCATCGGCTGGAAGACCGGCACCGAGGTGGAGCAACTTGGCCAGCTCAACGGCACCACGCTCGACGAGGGCGTGACCAAAGGCATGCCCAGGATCGTGACCGACATCGACGCCTGCGAGGTGATCCTGCAGCTCGCGCCCGAGACCAACGGCCATGTGGCGGTGAAGGCCTGGGAAGCGCTGGGCAAGCAGACCGGGCGCGACCACACCCACCTGGCGCTCTACCGCGAGGACGAGAAGATCCGCTTCCGCGACATCCAGGCCCAGCCGCGCAAGATCATCAGCAGCCCGACCTGGAGCGGCATCGAGAGCGAGACGGTGAGCTACAACGCCGGCTACACCAACGTGCACGAACTGATCCCATGGCGCACCCTCACCGGTCGCCAGCAGTTCTACCAGGACCACCCCTGGATGATTGCCTTCGGCGAAGGCCTGGGCAGCTACCGCCCGCCGGTGGACCTGAAGACCACCGAGGGCATCCACAACATCAAGCCCAACGGCAACAAAGAGATCCAGCTGAACTTCATCACGCCGCACCAGAAGTGGGGCATCCACTCGACCTACAGCGACAACCTGATGATGCTCACCCTCAACCGGGGCGGCACCGTGGTCTGGCTGAGCGAAGACGACGCCAAGAGCGCCGGCATCGTGGACAACGACTGGGTCGAGCTGTTCAACATCAACGGCGCGGTGGCCGCGCGTGCGGTGGTGAGCCAGCGTGTGAACCCGGGCATGGTGATGATGTACCACTCGCAGGAAAAGATCATCAACACCCCGGGCTCCGAGATCACCGGCGTGCGCGGCGGCATCCACAACTCGGTCACGCGCATCGTGCTCAAGCCGACCCACATGATCGGTGGCTACGCGCAGCTGAGCTACGGCTTCAACTACTACGGAACGATCGGCACCAACCGCGACGAGTTCGTCGTGGTGCGCAAGATGGACAAGGTGGACTGGCTCGACACACCGGCCGACGACCACCTGATCCGCGCCTACCAGTCCCAGGGCGAGAACCCCTGA
- the narH gene encoding nitrate reductase subunit beta, with protein sequence MKIRAQIGMVLNLDKCIGCHTCSVTCKNVWTNRPGVEYAWFNNVETKPGIGYPKEWENQEKWQGGWTRRADGSIVPKQGGKWQLLMKIFANPHLPQIDDYYEPFTFDYDHLQSAPEMKHAPTARPRSLITGARMEKIEWGPNWEEILGGEFAKRSKDANFSGFEAAQKAMVGEFENTFMMYLPRLCEHCLNPACVASCPSGSIYKREEDGIVLIDQDKCRGWRMCVSGCPYKKIYYNWKSGKAEKCIFCYPRIEAGQPTVCSETCVGRIRYLGVLLYDADRIQEAASVPNEMDLYKAQIDLFLDPHDPAVIAQARADGIPDNWLEAARHSPVYKMAVDWKVALPLHPEYRTLPMVWYVPPLSPITAAANAGHLGDNGEIPDVSQLRIPVKYLANLLTAGDTIPVVRALERMLAMRSYQRAKHVDGVINQDILDQVQLSVREVEDMYQTMAIANYEDRFVIPTTHREYAENTFNIKGGCGFSFGNGCSEGQTETSLFGSEKKRTIPIKAGV encoded by the coding sequence ATGAAAATACGCGCACAAATCGGCATGGTGCTCAACCTGGACAAGTGCATCGGTTGCCACACCTGTTCCGTCACCTGCAAAAACGTCTGGACCAACCGCCCCGGGGTGGAATACGCCTGGTTCAACAACGTCGAGACCAAGCCCGGCATCGGCTACCCCAAAGAGTGGGAGAACCAGGAGAAGTGGCAGGGCGGCTGGACCCGCCGCGCTGACGGCTCCATCGTGCCCAAACAGGGCGGCAAGTGGCAGCTGCTGATGAAGATCTTCGCCAACCCGCACCTGCCGCAGATCGACGACTACTACGAACCCTTCACCTTCGACTACGACCACCTGCAGTCGGCGCCCGAGATGAAGCACGCGCCCACCGCGCGCCCGCGCAGCCTGATCACCGGCGCGCGCATGGAGAAGATCGAGTGGGGCCCGAACTGGGAGGAGATCCTGGGCGGCGAGTTTGCCAAGCGCAGCAAGGACGCCAACTTCAGCGGCTTCGAGGCCGCGCAAAAGGCCATGGTGGGGGAGTTCGAGAACACCTTCATGATGTACCTGCCGCGCCTTTGCGAGCACTGCCTCAACCCGGCCTGCGTGGCCTCGTGCCCCTCGGGCTCGATCTACAAGCGCGAGGAAGATGGCATCGTGCTGATCGACCAGGACAAGTGCCGCGGCTGGCGCATGTGCGTGAGCGGCTGCCCCTACAAGAAGATCTACTACAACTGGAAGAGCGGCAAGGCCGAGAAGTGCATCTTCTGTTACCCGCGCATTGAAGCCGGGCAACCGACGGTGTGCAGCGAGACCTGCGTCGGTCGCATCCGTTACCTGGGCGTGTTGCTGTACGACGCCGACCGCATCCAGGAAGCCGCCAGCGTGCCCAACGAGATGGACCTCTACAAAGCCCAGATCGACCTCTTCCTGGACCCGCACGACCCGGCGGTGATCGCGCAGGCGCGCGCCGACGGCATCCCCGACAACTGGCTGGAGGCCGCGCGCCACAGCCCGGTCTACAAGATGGCGGTGGACTGGAAGGTGGCGCTGCCGCTGCATCCCGAGTACCGCACGCTGCCGATGGTCTGGTACGTGCCGCCGCTCTCGCCGATCACCGCCGCGGCCAACGCCGGGCACCTGGGCGACAACGGGGAGATTCCGGACGTGAGCCAGCTGCGCATCCCCGTGAAGTACCTCGCCAACCTGCTGACCGCCGGCGACACGATCCCCGTGGTGCGCGCGCTCGAACGCATGCTGGCCATGCGCAGCTACCAGCGCGCCAAGCACGTGGACGGCGTGATCAACCAGGACATTCTTGACCAGGTTCAGCTCAGTGTTCGCGAGGTCGAGGACATGTACCAGACCATGGCCATCGCCAACTACGAGGACCGTTTTGTGATCCCCACCACCCACCGCGAATACGCCGAGAACACCTTCAACATCAAAGGCGGCTGCGGCTTCAGTTTCGGCAACGGTTGTTCGGAAGGGCAGACGGAAACCAGCCTGTTCGGCAGCGAGAAGAAGCGCACCATCCCGATCAAGGCGGGGGTCTGA
- the narJ gene encoding nitrate reductase molybdenum cofactor assembly chaperone, giving the protein MAFFSSPPKPAVHTLRVLAHLLRYPTAELREHAGELRDALRAEAALPSTRLVELDALLVHLSQQPALDVEADYVELFDRGRSTALHLFEHVLGDSRDRGPAMIDLIQTYEKAGLFFGPTELPDHLSVLLEFASTQPATVAREFLGESAHIVRVIFSALLKRQSPYASVLAAVLELAGEKAEPVPVAADPGIDESWAEPAVFGGCSTEGQARPGQPQPIRIVKAATGRHPSPPPGAQA; this is encoded by the coding sequence ATGGCATTTTTCTCATCTCCCCCAAAGCCTGCCGTGCACACGCTGCGTGTGCTCGCCCACCTGTTGCGTTACCCCACCGCCGAGCTGCGTGAGCACGCCGGTGAACTGCGCGACGCGCTGCGCGCCGAGGCCGCCTTGCCGTCCACGCGGCTGGTCGAGCTTGACGCGCTGCTGGTGCACCTGAGCCAGCAGCCGGCGCTCGACGTCGAAGCCGACTACGTCGAGCTTTTCGACCGCGGGCGCAGCACCGCGCTGCACCTGTTCGAGCATGTGCTGGGCGATTCGCGCGACCGGGGTCCGGCCATGATCGACCTGATCCAGACCTACGAGAAGGCAGGCCTGTTCTTCGGCCCGACCGAGCTGCCCGACCACCTGAGCGTGCTGCTCGAATTCGCCTCCACCCAGCCCGCCACGGTGGCGCGCGAGTTCCTCGGCGAGAGCGCGCACATCGTGCGGGTGATCTTCAGCGCGCTGCTCAAGCGCCAGAGCCCCTACGCCAGCGTGCTGGCCGCCGTGCTCGAACTCGCGGGCGAGAAAGCCGAGCCGGTGCCGGTGGCCGCCGACCCCGGCATCGACGAGAGCTGGGCCGAACCTGCCGTGTTCGGCGGCTGCTCCACCGAAGGCCAGGCCCGGCCCGGCCAGCCACAACCCATCCGCATCGTGAAGGCGGCCACCGGCCGCCACCCCTCCCCCCCACCAGGAGCACAGGCATGA
- the narI gene encoding respiratory nitrate reductase subunit gamma, with product MTSLHHFLFGVYPYICLAVFLMGSLARFDRDQYTWKSDSSQLLRKGQLRWGSNLFHLGILFLFFGHAVGLLTPHYFYEGFMSAAAKQRMAIYAGGIAGVVCFVGLSLLLHRRIFDPRIRLTSHRTDLAILVILWVQLTLGLITLPYSYSHADGSAMLVLAEWAQRIVTFRPDAAALVNMDWPYKVHLVLGMTIFLLFPFSRLVHVWSGFASVAYLVRPYQVVRSRRLGVPANPTNPAHPNQPR from the coding sequence ATGACCTCACTGCACCACTTCCTCTTCGGCGTCTATCCCTACATCTGCCTGGCGGTCTTCCTCATGGGCAGCCTGGCCCGCTTCGACCGCGACCAGTACACCTGGAAAAGCGATTCCTCGCAGCTGCTGCGCAAGGGCCAGCTGCGCTGGGGCAGCAACCTGTTCCACCTCGGCATCCTGTTCCTGTTCTTCGGTCACGCCGTGGGACTGCTCACGCCGCACTACTTCTACGAAGGCTTCATGAGCGCCGCGGCCAAGCAGCGCATGGCCATCTACGCGGGTGGCATCGCCGGCGTGGTCTGCTTCGTGGGCCTCTCGCTGCTGCTGCACCGTCGCATCTTCGACCCACGCATCCGCCTCACCAGCCACCGCACCGACCTCGCCATCCTCGTCATCCTGTGGGTGCAGCTCACGCTGGGTCTGATCACGCTGCCGTACTCGTATTCGCACGCCGACGGCAGCGCCATGCTGGTGCTGGCCGAGTGGGCGCAGCGCATCGTCACCTTCCGCCCCGATGCGGCTGCGCTGGTCAACATGGACTGGCCGTACAAGGTGCACCTGGTGCTGGGCATGACGATCTTCCTGCTGTTCCCGTTCTCGCGCCTGGTGCATGTGTGGAGCGGCTTCGCCAGCGTGGCCTACCTCGTGCGGCCCTACCAGGTGGTGCGCAGCCGCCGCCTGGGTGTGCCGGCCAACCCGACGAATCCGGCCCACCCGAACCAGCCCCGCTGA
- a CDS encoding peptidylprolyl isomerase, with protein MSHDLSTSSGCGSSACACKGPEAAATAPAAIACVNGIALHEAGETLDAQTLRERACTELLRQQAVRNGLLPRFTGLNAPDPDEATRRAIEALLEAEVHSPEPGTEECRRHYEAHKPRFVVGQALHVRHILFAVTPGVPVNALAQRAEAALLELSRQGVAADRFAQLAAELSNCPSSAQGGDLGWITPQDCAPELAKALFLQNDAIQAVGLHPRLVHSRFGLHIVEVLAREPGRLPDFTELRAQIGARLALQSQATALRQYMQLLVGQALVEGVELEGADTPLVQ; from the coding sequence ATGAGCCATGACCTTTCCACATCCTCGGGCTGCGGCAGCAGCGCCTGCGCCTGCAAAGGCCCCGAGGCCGCTGCGACGGCTCCGGCAGCGATCGCCTGCGTCAACGGCATTGCCCTGCACGAAGCCGGTGAGACGCTGGATGCGCAGACCCTGCGCGAGCGCGCCTGCACCGAGCTGTTGCGCCAGCAGGCGGTGCGCAACGGCCTGCTGCCGCGCTTCACCGGCTTGAATGCGCCCGATCCCGATGAAGCCACGCGCCGCGCGATCGAAGCCCTGCTTGAAGCCGAGGTGCACTCGCCCGAGCCGGGCACCGAGGAATGCCGGCGCCACTACGAGGCGCACAAGCCGCGCTTCGTGGTCGGCCAGGCGCTGCACGTGCGGCACATCCTGTTTGCGGTCACGCCGGGCGTGCCGGTGAACGCGCTGGCCCAGCGCGCCGAAGCCGCGTTGCTGGAGCTCTCGCGCCAGGGCGTGGCAGCCGATCGTTTCGCGCAGCTCGCGGCCGAACTCTCCAACTGCCCTTCGAGCGCCCAGGGTGGCGACCTCGGCTGGATCACGCCGCAGGACTGCGCGCCCGAACTGGCCAAGGCGCTCTTCTTGCAGAACGACGCCATCCAGGCCGTGGGTCTGCACCCGCGTCTGGTGCACAGCCGCTTCGGCCTGCACATCGTCGAGGTGCTGGCGCGCGAGCCTGGGCGCCTGCCCGACTTCACCGAGCTGCGGGCGCAGATCGGTGCGCGCCTGGCCCTGCAGTCGCAGGCCACGGCGCTGCGCCAGTACATGCAGCTGCTGGTGGGCCAGGCCCTGGTGGAGGGCGTGGAGCTGGAGGGGGCCGACACGCCTCTCGTTCAATGA